One Aegilops tauschii subsp. strangulata cultivar AL8/78 chromosome 7, Aet v6.0, whole genome shotgun sequence genomic window carries:
- the LOC109768229 gene encoding protein NRT1/ PTR FAMILY 2.3, whose translation MEANGSQQEEPGHLSVDHESLKEPRNKKGGWITFPFLAVAILGLGLATGGATSNLVVYLIKEYNVPSVDAAQISNIISGSISVAPVAGAIVADAFFGCFPIVAVAMVMAVLSLVMFTLTASLPGLRPAACQLGAGPCEQASTGQMAALYAAVFLLCLSAAGARFNQATMGANQFEAAADRDVFFNWYFIFFYASTVLGATVIVYLQDTVSWTLGFGVSCAASIVGLTALLLGARYYRQPPAQGSPFTGLARVVVAAARNRKVSVVASKEDLKFYYGPRRGDDDVKTGGDGVVTPSDSFSFLNRAAVITDGDVDGASGSALRPWRVCTVQQVEDFKTVLRIMPLWSAAIVLSISIGVQINFTILQALAMDRAVGRFTVPAGSMFVASLIAVVIFLGLLDRVLLPLWRRLTSHTPTPLQCVGVGHALTVLSMAASAVIERHRTATVRAHGEEGNPAWVSPLSAMWLLLPFAVAGAGEALHFPAQVTLYYQEFPPSLKNTATGMMAMIVALGFYLSTALINIVQRATTWLPDNMNASKLENLYWLLTVLVAVNFGYFLTCAKLYTYQNIGK comes from the exons ATGGAGGCCAACGGGTCGCAGCAGGAGGAGCCTGGGCACCTCAGCGTTGATCACGAGTCCCTCAAGGAACCCAGGAACAAGAAGGGGGGATGGATCACCTTCCCTTTCCTCGCAG TGGCCATACTGGGCCTCGGGCTGGCGACCGGCGGCGCCACGTCCAACCTGGTGGTCTACCTGATAAAGGAGTACAACGTGCCGAGCGTCGACGCGGCGCAGATCTCCAACATCATCTCCGGCTCCATCAGCGTCGCCCCCGTGGCCGGCGCCATCGTCGCCGACGCCTTCTTCGGCTGCTTCCCCATCGTCGCGGTCGCCATGGTCATGGCCGTCCTG TCCTTGGTCATGTTCACGCTGACGGCGAGTCTTCCCGGCCTCCGGCCGGCGGCGTGCCAGCTCGGCGCCGGTCCGTGCGAGCAGGCGTCGACGGGGCAGATGGCGGCCCTGTACGCGGCCGTGTTCCTGCTCTGCCTGAGCGCGGCGGGGGCGCGGTTCAACCAGGcgaccatgggcgccaaccagtTCGAGGCCGCCGCCGACCGCGACGTCTTCTTCAACTGGTACTTCATCTTCTTCTACGCGTCCACCGTGCTCGGCGCTACGGTCATCGTCTACCTCCAGGACACGGTGTCGTGGACGCTCGGCTTCGGCGTCTCGTGCGCCGCCAGCATCGTCGGCCTCACGGCGCTGCTCCTCGGCGCGCGGTACTACCGGCAGCCCCCCGCTCAGGGCAGCCCGTTCACGGGGCTCGCCAGGGTGGTCGTCGCCGCGGCGAGGAACAGGAAGGTCAGTGTCGTGGCGTCGAAGGAGGACTTGAAGTTTTACTACGGGCCACGCAGGGGCGACGACGACGTCAAGACTGGCGGCGACGGTGTCGTTACCCCCAGCGACAGCTTTAG CTTCCTGAACCGTGCCGCGGTGATCACGGACGGCGACGTGGACGGCGCGAGCGGCTCGGCGCTCCGGCCGTGGCGCGTTTGCACGGTGCAGCAGGTGGAGGACTTCAAGACGGTGCTGCGCATCATGCCGCTCTGGAGCGCGGCCATCGTGCTCAGCATCTCCATCGGCGTGCAGATCAACTTCACCATCCTGCAGGCGCTCGCCATGGACCGCGCCGTCGGCCGCTTCACCGTGCCGGCGGGCTCCATGTTCGTCGCCAGCCTCATAGCCGTGGTCATATTCCTCGGGCTCCTCGACCGGGTCCTGCTCCCGCTCTGGAGGCGGCTCACCAGCCACACGCCGACGCCGCTGCAGTGCGTGGGCGTGGGCCACGCGCTCACCGTGCTGAGCATGGCCGCGTCCGCCGTCATCGAACGCCACCGCACCGCCACGGTGCGCGCGCACGGCGAGGAGGGCAACCCGGCGTGGGTGTCGCCGCTGTCGGCGATGTGGCTGCTCCTGCCGTTCGCCGTGGCCGGGGCGGGGGAGGCGCTGCACTTCCCGGCGCAGGTGACGCTGTACTACCAGGAGTTCCCGCCGTCGCTCAAGAACACGGCCACGGGCATGATGGCCATGATCGTGGCGCTGGGGTTCTACCTGAGCACCGCGCTCATCAACATCGTCCAGCGCGCCACCACGTGGCTGCCGGACAACATGAACGCGTCCAAGCTGGAGAACCTCTACTGGCTGCTCACCGTGCTCGTCGCCGTCAACTTCGGCTACTTTCTTACGTGCGCCAAGCTGTACACGTACCAGAACATCGGCAAGTAA